Proteins from one Staphylococcus saprophyticus subsp. saprophyticus ATCC 15305 = NCTC 7292 genomic window:
- a CDS encoding HAD family hydrolase: MDNVKAIFLDMDGTILHKDNRVDLETTEVIQQLRDKGYKVFLATGRAHNEIHYLVPESFAVDGIISSNGTLGMVKDSVLFKHSLSYNAVIDIVQRAQQEAIYYEIFPFDSNRIVLQEDKAWANALFEPATPPGDVGVSEWSSRKASLVDKVDWETSIPEKSFSKIYLFSPDIEKITNFRNNLLKDQDKLQISVSNSSRCNAETMAYRIDKGTGIKEMIEHFGIAQQETLVIGDSDNDRAMFAFGHYTVAMKNARPEIQALADDVTDDTNEDNGAARYLKARFLQD; the protein is encoded by the coding sequence ATGGATAATGTTAAGGCAATATTTTTAGATATGGATGGCACGATTTTACATAAAGATAATCGTGTTGATTTAGAAACAACAGAAGTTATTCAACAATTAAGAGATAAGGGATATAAAGTCTTTTTAGCAACAGGTCGTGCACATAATGAAATACATTATCTTGTTCCTGAATCATTTGCAGTCGATGGTATTATTAGTTCAAATGGTACTTTAGGAATGGTTAAGGATAGCGTTTTATTTAAGCACAGCTTGTCTTACAACGCTGTAATTGACATTGTACAACGCGCACAACAAGAGGCAATCTATTATGAAATATTCCCATTTGACAGTAATCGTATTGTTTTACAGGAAGATAAAGCATGGGCAAATGCATTATTTGAACCAGCAACGCCACCGGGTGATGTAGGTGTTTCCGAATGGTCTTCTCGAAAAGCTTCGCTCGTTGATAAGGTGGATTGGGAAACAAGTATACCTGAAAAATCATTTTCAAAAATTTATTTATTTTCACCAGATATTGAAAAAATAACAAACTTTAGAAATAACTTATTAAAAGATCAAGATAAGTTACAAATTAGTGTGTCTAATTCTTCACGTTGTAATGCTGAAACGATGGCATATCGTATTGATAAAGGGACGGGTATAAAAGAAATGATTGAGCATTTCGGCATTGCGCAACAAGAAACATTAGTGATTGGAGATAGTGACAATGATAGAGCTATGTTTGCATTTGGTCATTATACTGTCGCTATGAAAAATGCACGTCCTGAAATTCAAGCTCTAGCAGATGATGTGACTGATGATACTAATGAAGATAATGGTGCAGCACGTTATTTAAAAGCACGTTTCTTACAAGATTAA
- the glmS gene encoding glutamine--fructose-6-phosphate transaminase (isomerizing) yields the protein MCGIVGYIGQDNAKELLLKGLEKLEYRGYDSAGVAVVNDEGTSVFKAKGRIAELRKVADSEATDGNVGIGHTRWATHGVPNYENSHPHQSTTERFTLVHNGVIENYEELRNEYLSDVSFISETDTEVIVQLVEYFSNSGLDTEAAFTKVVSLLDGSYALGLIDNEDKDTIYVAKNKSPLLIGVGDDFNVIASDAIAMLQVTNRYKEIHDHEIVIVKRDEVIIKNQKGQVQEREAYTAQIDAADAEKGVYDHYMLKEIHEQPAVMRRIIQEYQDEEGNLKMDPEVIKDVAEADRIYIIAAGTSYHAGLVGKEFIEKWAGVPTEVHVSSEFVYNTPLLSENPLFIYISQSGETADSRAVLVETNRLGHKSLTITNVAGSTLSRESNHTLLLHAGPEIAVASTKAYTAQIAVLSILSQIVAKEHGKNVDVSLLRELAKVTTAIETIVDDADIMEQIATDFLRTTRNAFFIGRTGDYNVSLEGALKLKEISYIQAEGFAGGELKHGTIALIEEGTPIIALATQERVNLSIRGNVKEVVARGANPCIISMDGLNKEGDSYVIPHVHELLTPLVSVVALQLISYYAALHRDLDVDKPRNLAKSVTVE from the coding sequence ATGTGTGGAATTGTTGGATATATTGGGCAAGATAATGCCAAAGAATTATTATTAAAAGGTTTAGAAAAATTAGAATATAGAGGTTACGACTCAGCTGGTGTAGCAGTGGTAAATGATGAAGGTACTTCAGTATTCAAAGCAAAGGGTCGTATCGCAGAATTAAGAAAAGTTGCAGATAGTGAAGCTACTGACGGTAATGTAGGTATTGGTCATACACGTTGGGCTACACATGGTGTGCCAAATTATGAAAATTCACATCCGCATCAATCAACGACGGAACGTTTTACATTAGTTCATAATGGTGTAATTGAAAATTATGAAGAATTAAGAAACGAATACTTATCAGATGTATCATTTATTTCTGAAACAGATACAGAAGTCATTGTTCAACTTGTAGAATATTTCTCAAATAGTGGCCTTGATACAGAAGCAGCATTTACAAAAGTTGTTTCACTATTAGACGGTTCATACGCTTTAGGATTAATTGATAATGAAGATAAAGATACAATTTATGTAGCTAAAAATAAATCACCATTATTAATCGGTGTAGGTGATGACTTTAACGTTATTGCATCAGATGCAATTGCTATGTTACAAGTTACAAATCGTTATAAAGAAATTCATGACCATGAAATCGTTATTGTTAAACGTGACGAAGTCATTATCAAAAATCAAAAGGGTCAAGTTCAAGAAAGAGAAGCATATACTGCACAAATAGATGCAGCAGACGCAGAAAAAGGCGTTTATGATCACTATATGTTAAAAGAAATTCACGAACAACCTGCAGTGATGCGTCGTATTATCCAAGAGTACCAAGATGAAGAGGGTAACTTGAAGATGGATCCAGAAGTGATTAAAGATGTTGCCGAAGCAGATCGTATCTATATCATTGCTGCCGGAACAAGCTATCATGCTGGTTTAGTAGGTAAAGAATTTATTGAAAAATGGGCTGGTGTCCCTACAGAAGTGCATGTTTCTTCTGAGTTTGTATATAATACACCTTTACTTTCTGAGAACCCACTATTTATCTACATTTCTCAATCAGGAGAAACAGCAGATAGCCGTGCCGTGCTTGTTGAAACAAACCGCTTAGGTCATAAATCATTAACAATCACTAATGTAGCTGGTTCAACATTATCACGTGAATCAAATCATACATTATTGTTACATGCAGGTCCTGAAATTGCAGTAGCATCTACTAAAGCTTATACAGCACAAATTGCAGTATTATCTATCTTGTCACAAATCGTTGCTAAAGAGCATGGTAAAAATGTTGATGTAAGTTTATTACGTGAATTAGCAAAAGTAACAACTGCAATCGAAACAATCGTAGATGATGCAGATATTATGGAACAAATTGCAACAGATTTCTTAAGAACAACGCGTAATGCGTTCTTTATCGGTCGTACTGGAGACTACAATGTCAGTTTAGAAGGCGCATTAAAATTAAAAGAAATTTCGTACATTCAAGCTGAAGGATTTGCTGGTGGTGAATTAAAACACGGTACGATTGCTTTAATTGAAGAAGGTACACCAATTATTGCACTTGCTACACAAGAAAGAGTCAATTTGTCTATTCGTGGTAACGTTAAAGAAGTAGTTGCACGTGGTGCAAACCCATGTATTATTTCAATGGATGGCTTGAACAAAGAAGGCGATTCATATGTTATTCCACATGTGCACGAACTATTAACTCCATTAGTTTCAGTTGTTGCATTACAATTGATTTCATACTATGCAGCATTACACAGAGATTTAGATGTTGATAAACCACGTAACTTAGCTAAATCAGTAACAGTTGAATAA
- a CDS encoding DUF2200 domain-containing protein gives MEKPKIYSMAFGKVYDLLIKKVEKKDRTKQEADEIIRWMTGYTQSEIDRLVADGTDYETFINQAANLNPERTKITGVICGVRVENMEASVMKEIRYLDKMIDELAKGKALDKIFRQHK, from the coding sequence GTGGAAAAACCTAAAATTTATTCTATGGCTTTTGGAAAAGTATACGATTTATTAATTAAAAAAGTAGAGAAAAAGGATAGAACCAAACAAGAAGCGGATGAAATTATAAGATGGATGACAGGTTACACGCAATCAGAGATTGATCGCTTGGTTGCGGATGGGACAGATTATGAAACATTTATAAATCAAGCGGCTAACTTAAATCCAGAGCGAACAAAAATAACGGGTGTCATTTGTGGTGTACGTGTAGAAAATATGGAAGCCTCCGTTATGAAAGAAATTAGATATTTAGATAAAATGATAGATGAACTGGCAAAAGGAAAGGCATTGGATAAAATATTTAGACAACACAAATGA
- a CDS encoding YeiH family protein: MDKARGLIMTLVIAMVATIMGSKFPIIGSAIFAIIIGILINNIITIPKKYDAGIKFSSKKILHYSIVVLGFTLSFQSIGTIGWRSLPIIFVTLFAAALIVYVLMKLFNINEHLSILIGVGTSICGGSAIAATSPVIKAKESEVAFAISTIFLFNLIAVFIFPPIGHIMHMGQATFGYFGGTAINDTSSVIAATSNYGKTALETGAVVKLTRTLMIIPVVLFFTYRTIKKEKEKQSHTSIAKIFPWFIVWFVIASLISTIFNFSPSVIHMFQQLSLFLITIAMAGIGLNVDFKQFRQAGIKPILLGLVTWIVVIITSLITMKLINLL; encoded by the coding sequence TTGGATAAAGCAAGAGGCCTCATTATGACTTTAGTAATCGCAATGGTCGCTACAATTATGGGCAGTAAATTCCCTATCATTGGGAGTGCTATATTTGCAATCATAATAGGTATTTTAATTAATAATATAATAACAATCCCTAAAAAATATGATGCTGGTATAAAATTCAGCAGTAAAAAAATATTACACTATAGTATAGTCGTGTTAGGGTTTACATTAAGCTTCCAATCTATTGGCACCATCGGTTGGAGATCTTTACCAATTATTTTTGTTACATTGTTTGCAGCGGCATTAATTGTTTATGTATTAATGAAACTGTTTAATATTAATGAACATTTAAGTATATTAATTGGGGTAGGGACTTCCATATGTGGTGGTTCAGCAATTGCCGCAACGAGTCCGGTTATAAAAGCAAAGGAAAGTGAAGTTGCATTTGCTATTTCGACGATTTTCTTATTTAATCTCATAGCAGTGTTCATCTTCCCACCAATTGGTCATATCATGCATATGGGACAAGCGACTTTTGGTTATTTTGGAGGAACGGCGATTAACGACACGTCAAGTGTCATTGCAGCAACTTCTAATTACGGTAAAACTGCATTGGAAACAGGGGCCGTTGTTAAATTAACACGTACGTTAATGATTATTCCAGTCGTTTTATTTTTTACATATAGAACTATTAAAAAAGAAAAAGAGAAGCAATCGCACACATCCATAGCTAAAATCTTCCCATGGTTTATTGTTTGGTTTGTCATAGCATCATTGATAAGTACAATTTTCAATTTTTCACCATCAGTGATTCATATGTTTCAACAATTATCGTTATTTTTAATTACAATAGCGATGGCTGGTATTGGTTTGAATGTGGATTTCAAACAATTTAGACAAGCGGGTATCAAACCTATATTACTTGGTTTAGTGACTTGGATCGTTGTTATTATTACAAGTTTAATCACTATGAAATTAATCAACTTATTGTAA
- the czrB gene encoding CDF family zinc efflux transporter CzrB, translating to MSEHHEHNHAHGHVHTNNKKILLISFLIIGSFMIVEIIGGFLANSLALLSDGLHMFSDTISLGVALLAFIYAEKYANKNKTFGYKRFEILAALFNGVTLFVIGIIIIIEAIERFFNPVEVQSTEMFIISVTGLIVNIIVALLMFRGGDTSHNINMRGAFLHVMGDLLGSVGAIIAAILIWTLNLTIADPIASIIVSLLIIKSSWGITKSSLNILMEGTPIDINMSEVIATIKEEDAIQSVHDCHIWTISNELNALSCHAVVPHEMSVAQGEQLLNKIEHKLQHLNIQHMTIQLETKDHQHDDETLCSSIYKTTAHNHAHDH from the coding sequence ATGTCAGAACATCACGAACATAATCATGCTCACGGTCATGTACACACTAATAATAAAAAAATATTGCTTATCAGCTTTTTAATTATTGGTAGTTTTATGATTGTCGAAATAATCGGTGGTTTTTTAGCAAATAGTTTGGCTTTACTTTCGGATGGTTTACACATGTTTAGTGATACAATTTCACTTGGTGTCGCACTCCTTGCTTTTATCTATGCCGAAAAATATGCAAATAAAAATAAAACTTTTGGGTATAAAAGGTTCGAAATTTTAGCTGCACTTTTTAATGGCGTAACACTTTTTGTCATTGGTATCATTATCATTATTGAAGCTATTGAAAGATTCTTTAATCCAGTAGAAGTACAATCGACTGAAATGTTTATCATCAGCGTTACTGGCCTGATAGTCAACATCATTGTTGCTTTATTAATGTTTAGAGGTGGCGATACATCGCATAACATTAATATGCGTGGTGCTTTCTTACATGTTATGGGAGACCTTTTAGGTTCTGTTGGAGCTATTATCGCTGCGATACTCATATGGACTTTAAATTTAACGATAGCTGACCCAATAGCTAGTATCATTGTGTCACTGCTAATTATTAAAAGTAGTTGGGGCATTACAAAGTCTTCATTAAACATTTTAATGGAAGGTACACCTATCGATATAAATATGTCTGAAGTCATTGCCACTATTAAGGAAGAGGATGCAATCCAAAGCGTACATGATTGTCACATTTGGACAATATCTAATGAATTAAATGCATTAAGTTGTCACGCTGTTGTCCCTCATGAGATGTCAGTAGCTCAAGGTGAGCAATTGTTAAATAAAATAGAACACAAACTACAACACTTGAATATTCAACATATGACGATTCAGTTAGAAACCAAAGATCACCAACATGACGATGAGACGTTATGTTCATCTATATATAAAACTACTGCACACAATCATGCACATGATCATTAA
- a CDS encoding metallophosphoesterase family protein — translation MKFAIITDVHGNFDALETVLDDIDRREDINKIFNLGDNIGVGHETNKVLDEIFDRDDMEIIAGNHDEAVMSIVNDTPYPEDLKDKFYEHHQWIESHLDEDYYDRLNELPRVIEKTFNQKKVLFIHYEIPNEQLTTPIDGQPYSPIVEPSEENIKALFEDKQADLIVFGHNHTVHLYDDKSTVYFNPGSVGLNNGAYAVYGIVTIDENEFSIERVKVPYDNEEFIRGFDEKQVPAKALIFDKFL, via the coding sequence ATGAAATTTGCAATAATTACTGATGTTCATGGAAATTTTGATGCATTAGAAACTGTTTTAGATGATATTGATAGAAGAGAAGATATCAATAAGATATTTAACCTGGGTGATAATATCGGGGTTGGACATGAAACGAATAAAGTACTTGATGAAATTTTTGACAGAGATGATATGGAAATCATCGCGGGTAATCATGATGAAGCGGTGATGTCGATAGTGAATGACACACCTTATCCTGAAGACTTAAAAGACAAATTTTACGAACATCACCAATGGATTGAAAGTCATTTAGATGAAGATTATTACGACAGATTAAATGAACTACCACGTGTGATTGAAAAAACATTTAATCAAAAAAAAGTGCTGTTTATTCATTATGAAATACCAAATGAACAATTAACTACACCGATTGATGGTCAACCATATAGTCCAATTGTGGAACCTAGTGAAGAAAACATAAAAGCTTTGTTTGAAGATAAACAAGCAGATTTAATCGTGTTTGGTCACAACCACACTGTACATTTATATGATGATAAATCTACAGTTTATTTTAATCCGGGCTCTGTAGGTCTTAATAATGGTGCATATGCAGTTTATGGTATTGTAACGATTGATGAAAATGAATTTTCAATTGAACGTGTTAAAGTCCCATATGACAATGAAGAATTTATAAGAGGATTTGACGAGAAACAAGTACCAGCTAAAGCGCTGATATTTGATAAATTTTTATAA
- a CDS encoding ABC transporter ATP-binding protein: protein MLIDLKNISRRKQGKEIIKNVSWQINEGEKWMLYGLNGAGKTTLLNILNAYEPNTAGTINLFGMQPGKVGYSAETVRDYIGFVSNSLMDRFQDGELVRDVVISGIFNSIGVFKTIEPHHIELAQQYLEQMGMRDFESKYYGYLSTGERQKVLIARALMGHPKLLILDEPASGLDFIAREDLLQALEKLYQQQPELAVIYVTHFIEEITQDIQKGFLLKQGKNYKQGNIKDILNSDVMSNFFNRNVNVRYQNQRYALFMNNV, encoded by the coding sequence ATGTTAATTGACTTGAAAAATATATCACGTAGAAAACAAGGTAAGGAAATCATTAAAAATGTGAGCTGGCAAATTAACGAAGGTGAAAAATGGATGCTTTATGGCCTAAATGGTGCTGGTAAGACAACATTGCTAAACATATTAAACGCCTACGAACCAAATACTGCTGGAACGATAAACTTATTTGGCATGCAACCAGGAAAAGTGGGCTATTCTGCTGAAACAGTCAGAGATTACATAGGGTTTGTTTCAAATAGTTTAATGGATCGTTTTCAAGATGGCGAATTGGTGCGAGATGTTGTAATTAGTGGCATATTTAATTCCATAGGTGTATTTAAAACTATAGAACCACATCATATTGAATTGGCACAACAATATTTAGAACAAATGGGAATGCGTGATTTTGAGTCAAAATACTATGGTTATCTATCTACAGGAGAACGTCAAAAGGTACTTATTGCTCGTGCGCTGATGGGTCACCCCAAATTACTTATTTTAGATGAACCAGCATCTGGCTTAGATTTTATAGCACGAGAAGATCTGTTACAAGCGCTCGAAAAATTGTACCAACAACAACCTGAATTAGCTGTTATATATGTGACGCATTTTATTGAAGAGATTACACAAGATATACAAAAAGGCTTTTTACTGAAGCAAGGTAAGAATTATAAACAAGGTAATATTAAAGATATTTTAAATAGTGATGTTATGAGCAACTTTTTTAATAGAAATGTCAATGTACGCTATCAAAATCAACGCTATGCACTATTTATGAATAATGTGTAG
- a CDS encoding EVE domain-containing protein produces the protein MAEETSYFWLNCGYNRWNHNEPMVGQTTLFESGAQFNPSQGFRSFKQAKVGDQVIFYQVQMDTGLLGFGEITSVQTGAQNKIRVHFELQEQLKPLTADYLKRSEQLEFRMGNMKETLFNQITKEEYELIVSLGKGQTKIPRYFFISEEQEFEPESYNTIFTHTYNGIKRNGYHFYTQLEIGDQLVFYNKKREQSVIGVGEVSKHIHEKPPIPGRTNSTAIEVYFEKEIEPVSLSTLNKHPKLKNLYYLQENAKQAIASMSQTQFESILEMSANDGLKPQFEAVQSDNVIDKPAEDLKPFILLVVDKGEGLKAAEDLLQKTNANPVITSGHPDFTEDMLYGKYLPNETGALYYREGFITNLMPRKDKSYLVIDNFNRIDPDIFQTYINVLEGYEMTLPRYNKDGTMVKWSRKKDSFYHFNPNWHIVAITYDSLNEIKQKYTEQFLKYTRIVKVNQD, from the coding sequence ATGGCAGAGGAAACAAGTTATTTTTGGTTAAACTGCGGTTATAATCGCTGGAACCATAATGAACCAATGGTTGGACAAACAACATTATTTGAATCAGGTGCACAATTTAATCCCTCTCAAGGTTTCCGTTCATTTAAACAGGCCAAAGTTGGTGACCAGGTCATCTTTTATCAAGTGCAGATGGACACTGGTTTATTAGGATTTGGTGAAATCACAAGTGTACAAACGGGTGCTCAAAATAAAATTCGCGTTCATTTTGAATTACAAGAACAATTAAAGCCGTTAACAGCTGATTATTTAAAAAGAAGTGAACAGTTAGAATTTAGAATGGGTAATATGAAAGAAACATTATTTAATCAAATTACTAAAGAAGAGTATGAACTAATCGTTAGCTTAGGCAAAGGCCAAACTAAAATACCTAGATACTTTTTTATATCTGAGGAACAAGAATTTGAACCAGAATCATATAACACGATATTTACACATACGTATAATGGTATAAAAAGAAATGGTTATCATTTTTATACACAGTTAGAAATAGGGGACCAACTTGTTTTTTATAATAAAAAACGAGAGCAATCGGTCATTGGCGTTGGTGAAGTGAGTAAACATATACATGAAAAGCCACCTATTCCTGGTAGAACTAATAGTACGGCTATTGAAGTATATTTTGAAAAAGAAATTGAACCTGTCTCATTAAGTACTTTGAATAAGCATCCTAAATTAAAAAATCTTTACTACTTACAGGAAAATGCAAAACAAGCGATTGCAAGTATGTCACAAACGCAATTTGAATCTATACTTGAAATGAGTGCGAATGATGGTTTGAAACCACAATTTGAAGCCGTGCAAAGCGATAATGTGATAGATAAGCCAGCAGAAGATTTGAAACCATTTATTCTGCTTGTAGTAGATAAAGGAGAAGGATTAAAAGCGGCAGAAGACTTATTGCAAAAAACAAATGCGAATCCAGTTATTACTTCTGGGCACCCGGATTTCACAGAAGACATGCTTTATGGAAAATATTTACCAAATGAGACGGGCGCTTTATATTATAGAGAAGGTTTTATAACGAATCTCATGCCTCGAAAAGATAAAAGTTATTTAGTTATAGATAATTTTAACCGTATAGATCCTGATATTTTTCAAACATATATCAATGTGTTGGAAGGCTATGAGATGACGTTACCACGTTATAATAAAGATGGTACTATGGTTAAATGGTCTAGAAAAAAAGATTCGTTTTATCATTTTAATCCGAATTGGCATATTGTCGCTATCACGTATGACAGTTTAAATGAAATTAAACAAAAATACACAGAACAGTTTCTAAAATATACTAGAATTGTTAAAGTGAACCAAGATTAA
- a CDS encoding ArsR/SmtB family transcription factor codes for MAESINEQTVTYVTDIFKALSEGNRLRIMHLLIQGECSVGHIAHTLNLSQSNVSHQLRILKQAHLVKSNRHGQSMIYQIDDTHVTTLIKQAIHHASHKQ; via the coding sequence ATGGCGGAATCAATTAATGAACAAACGGTAACATATGTCACCGATATTTTTAAAGCGTTAAGCGAAGGTAATCGCCTACGTATCATGCACCTTTTGATTCAAGGCGAATGTAGTGTAGGTCACATCGCACACACTTTAAATTTAAGCCAATCAAATGTTTCACATCAATTACGTATTCTTAAACAAGCACATTTAGTGAAATCGAATCGCCATGGGCAATCTATGATTTATCAAATAGATGATACGCATGTGACTACTTTAATAAAACAAGCAATTCATCATGCCTCACATAAACAATAA
- a CDS encoding FadR/GntR family transcriptional regulator, with protein sequence MNISNPKIYEQVADIILENIKSEDYQVGDKLPSIQKLSKQFGVSTASVREALNALRTIGVIEMKQGYGTFIKQIEPTFFEFGDKFNSLVQIKELLELREIVESATVANAARYRNKADLEKLATALSVMGEAVIDGTSGEKADLEFHLAIAHAAQNSLLVELLNNISELMQNSMEETRKIFIYDKQKTMTKLLEEHEMIYHAILEQDDKTAVKAMQSHLLEVKQTILANFKET encoded by the coding sequence ATGAATATTTCAAACCCAAAAATATATGAACAAGTTGCAGATATCATTTTAGAAAATATTAAATCTGAGGATTATCAGGTTGGTGATAAATTACCGTCTATCCAAAAATTAAGTAAGCAATTTGGAGTAAGCACAGCGTCAGTGAGGGAAGCGTTGAATGCACTGAGAACGATAGGCGTAATAGAAATGAAACAAGGATATGGTACTTTTATCAAACAAATTGAGCCTACTTTTTTTGAATTTGGGGACAAATTCAATTCTTTAGTTCAAATAAAAGAATTATTAGAACTCAGAGAAATTGTTGAAAGTGCAACAGTAGCAAATGCTGCACGATACCGTAATAAAGCAGATTTAGAAAAGCTAGCGACAGCATTGTCTGTGATGGGGGAAGCAGTAATTGATGGCACTTCAGGAGAAAAAGCAGATTTAGAATTCCACCTTGCAATCGCACATGCAGCTCAAAATTCATTATTAGTAGAGTTATTAAATAACATATCAGAACTTATGCAAAATTCAATGGAAGAAACTAGAAAAATATTTATCTATGATAAACAAAAAACAATGACTAAATTACTCGAAGAACACGAGATGATTTATCATGCCATTTTAGAGCAGGATGATAAGACAGCAGTTAAAGCCATGCAATCTCACTTACTCGAAGTAAAACAAACCATATTAGCTAACTTCAAAGAAACATAA
- a CDS encoding NAD(P)-binding oxidoreductase, translating to MSTLVIGANGGVGQYLVNQLKESGESFVAGVRKEEQVQALEDNGVKATLIDVEADDIETLTQKLQGFDKIVFSVGSGGSTGADKTISVDLDGAIKSIKASEANHVKQYVMVSTYDSRREAFDASGDLKPYTIAKHYADEYLKQADVGYTIVHPGILLNDSGINKFAADAFFEDKGSIPREDVASVIKEVLATDDYINTEFQVVSGEQSIEDALDQFKNK from the coding sequence ATGAGTACATTAGTTATAGGTGCAAACGGTGGCGTAGGTCAATATTTAGTAAATCAATTAAAAGAAAGTGGCGAATCATTTGTCGCAGGTGTTAGAAAAGAAGAACAAGTGCAAGCTTTAGAAGACAATGGTGTGAAAGCGACATTGATTGATGTTGAAGCTGATGATATTGAAACGTTAACTCAAAAGTTACAAGGATTCGATAAAATTGTATTTTCAGTAGGATCAGGTGGTAGCACTGGTGCAGATAAAACAATTAGCGTAGATTTAGACGGCGCTATCAAATCAATTAAAGCCAGTGAAGCAAACCATGTAAAACAATATGTCATGGTGTCTACTTATGATTCTAGAAGAGAAGCTTTTGATGCAAGTGGTGATTTGAAACCATACACGATCGCGAAACATTATGCAGATGAATATCTTAAACAAGCGGATGTAGGTTATACAATTGTGCATCCGGGTATATTGTTAAATGATTCTGGCATAAACAAATTTGCAGCAGATGCATTTTTCGAAGATAAAGGTTCAATTCCACGCGAAGATGTTGCTTCAGTCATTAAAGAAGTACTTGCAACGGATGATTATATAAATACTGAATTTCAAGTTGTGAGCGGTGAACAATCAATCGAAGACGCATTAGACCAGTTTAAAAATAAATAA
- a CDS encoding type I phosphomannose isomerase catalytic subunit, translating to MPLFLKPIFHEKIWGGSRLKEFGYDLPSDYIGEVWGISAHPNGKCEILNEPYRGQTLDQVWDEHRELFGDFPSQEFPLMTKIVDARESLSVHVHPDDAYAYENENGQYGKSECWYIIDAEEDAEIIYGLNTQSKETAIDKIDEADYDSLFNKVKVKAGEFYFIPAGTIHSIGAGVLVYETMQSSDVTYRVFDYDRAQDSGDKRELNQVKAKEVIEIANESINIPTDTEIIENHKRTQLVSNDFFTIVKWNISGTLNYMKPREFVLISVLKGEGQVIIDGEVFDLVQGQNFILTSDDLDTIFEGQYELIVSYL from the coding sequence ATGCCGTTATTTTTAAAACCAATTTTTCATGAAAAAATATGGGGTGGCAGTCGATTAAAAGAATTTGGATATGATTTACCCAGTGATTATATCGGAGAAGTTTGGGGGATTTCAGCACATCCAAATGGCAAATGTGAAATATTAAACGAACCATATCGTGGGCAAACACTAGATCAAGTATGGGATGAACATCGAGAACTATTTGGTGATTTTCCGAGCCAAGAATTTCCATTAATGACTAAAATTGTAGATGCCAGAGAATCTTTATCTGTACACGTACATCCAGATGATGCGTATGCATATGAAAATGAGAATGGACAATATGGTAAGTCTGAATGTTGGTATATTATAGATGCTGAAGAAGACGCTGAAATTATATATGGATTAAATACCCAATCGAAAGAAACAGCAATTGACAAGATTGATGAAGCGGATTACGATTCGTTATTTAATAAAGTGAAAGTTAAAGCGGGAGAATTCTATTTTATACCTGCTGGAACGATTCATTCTATTGGCGCAGGTGTACTTGTTTACGAAACGATGCAATCATCTGATGTGACTTATCGTGTGTTTGACTATGACCGTGCACAAGATTCAGGCGATAAACGCGAATTAAATCAAGTTAAAGCGAAAGAAGTAATTGAAATCGCAAATGAAAGTATTAATATACCAACAGATACTGAAATCATTGAAAATCATAAACGTACACAACTTGTTTCTAATGACTTTTTTACAATTGTAAAATGGAACATTTCAGGTACATTAAATTATATGAAACCAAGAGAGTTTGTATTGATTTCTGTGCTCAAAGGTGAAGGTCAAGTCATTATTGATGGTGAAGTATTCGATTTAGTACAAGGACAGAATTTTATATTAACGTCTGATGATTTAGATACAATATTTGAAGGTCAGTATGAATTGATTGTAAGTTACTTATAG